One Ficedula albicollis isolate OC2 unplaced genomic scaffold, FicAlb1.5 N00623, whole genome shotgun sequence DNA window includes the following coding sequences:
- the LOC101818890 gene encoding leucine-rich repeat-containing protein 14-like gives MDSLLLLCARCILAQRPLPHILPGLYPVLFQLAFLDGKHVVLRDLVAAWPIQVLDFQQLVRRRELLGDHPHIDYIEAVIQAVVAQLRQELEEPGCDFSKRRLRVLDMTGLSDSLCSRSPDGVTIWSSTVALAKAFEEVSKHQQDFQRREPRRHKGPSGAAVAALQPSGVDVHANLYVRKDSYRILRNALQTRAASPLRLKCHKLYAENISALKVVTLLECLYPSFLQRVELWYNNFGLTELLLILPHLSRFPELRSLKLLDFSMNTRRRTPDLAIVIRCVARHLGMLPSLRELSLGSSQLSGNLRHILCNLQAPLESLELGYCSLVPDDLAFLSQSFHAPALKKLDLTGNNVYQGLLEPLQLLLEETSASLLHLDLSNCDMADSQLEALLPALRRCSRLRFLRLFGNSLSTAAIKDLLQKTLELPDLHLVVFPYPRDCYKEPLPENNWDCGTDDELLAAATVEFSQILANSLRTDLIWTYNPYGHKDLEYFSL, from the exons ATGgattctctccttctcctctgtgcCCGCTGCATCCTTGCCCAGCGCCCTCTTCCCCACATTCTCCCTGGTCTGTATCCCGTCCTTTTCCAATTGGCATTCCTGGATGGAAAACACGTAGTCCTGCGGGATTTGGTGGCCGCTTGGCCTATCCAAGTACTCGACTTCCAGCAGCTCGTGAGGCGCCGAGAGCTCCTCGGAGATCATCCCCACATCGACTACATCGAGGCCGTCATCCAGGCCGTGGTGGCGCAGCTCcggcaggagctggaagagccCGGCTGCGATTTCAG CAAGCGCCGGCTGCGTGTGCTGGACATGACCGGACTCTCAGATTCCCTGTGCAGCCGCTCTCCGGACGGGGTGACCATCTGGTCCAGCACTGTGGCTTTGGCCAAGGCTTTTGAGGAGGTGTCCAAGCACCAGCAGGATTTCCAGAGGCGTGAACCTAGGCGGCACAAAGGCCCCTCTGGAGCCGCcgtggctgctctgcagccatcAGGCGTGGACGTCCACGCCAACCTTTATGTCAGGAAAGATTCCTACAGGATCCTGCGTAACGCGCTCCAGACCAGAGCCGCCAGCCCGCTGCGCCTCAAGTGCCACAAACTCTACGCGGAGAACATCTCGGCACTGAAGGTTGTGACTTTGTTGGAATGTCTGTATCCGTCTTTTCTGCAGAGGGTGGAACTGTGGTACAACAACTTCGGATTGACTGAGCTCTTGCTGATCCTGCCACACCTCTCCCGGTTCCCGGAGCTGCGCAGCCTCAAGCTCCTGGACTTCAGCATGAACACGCGGCGCCGGACACCGGACTTAGCCATAGTAATCCGCTGCGTGGCCAGGcatctgggaatgctgcccagCCTCcgggagctcagcctgggatCTTCACAGCTCTCCGGGAATCTGCGCCACATCCTCTG caaCCTTCAGGCTCCGTTGGAAAGCTTGGAATTGGGCTACTGCTCCCTCGTTCCTGACGACCTCGCCTTCCTCTCCCAAAGCTTCCATGCTCCAGCCCTCAAAAAGTTGGATCTGACCGGCAACAACGTATACCAAGGCCTCCTGGAGccgctccagctgctcctggaggaaaCCTCGGCCTCACTGCTGCACCTGGATCTCAGTAATTGTGACATGGCCGACTCCCAGCTGGAGGCACTGCTCCCGGCGCTCCGGCGCTGCTCCCGCCTGCGCTTCCTGCGACTCTTTGGCAATTCCCTGTCCACGGCCGCGATCAAGGATCTGCTCCAGAAAACCTTGGAGCTGCCGGATCTCCACCTGGTCGTGTTCCCTTACCCCAGGGATTGCTACAAGGAGCCCCTGCCAGAAAACAATTGGGATTGTGGAACGGATGATGAGCTTTTGGCAGCGGCAACAGTGGAGTTTTCCCAAATCCTGGCAAATTCTTTGAGAACTGACCTCATCTGGACTTACAATCCCTACGGTCACAAAGACCTGGAGTACTTCTCCTTGTGA